In Nomia melanderi isolate GNS246 chromosome 5, iyNomMela1, whole genome shotgun sequence, a single genomic region encodes these proteins:
- the LOC116424485 gene encoding uncharacterized protein LOC116424485 produces the protein MAAAGSTNAGTILQKLGLKPITKCSLVRFYVPAFGVASYTALSVNVMYPSLVVRLFPKKDVTNFLLGGALVGTGLHIYNREHMKNAPQCMKIVYSAAGAVLLSFGSVLVWAVLRSIVPPNPALCITAGIGSGLAFIKVGSSYLAFVDEQIQKK, from the exons ATGGCTGCGGCAGGAAGTACGAACGCCGGTACAATTTTGCAGAAACTCGGCCTCAAGCCGATCACGAAATGTAGCCTTGTCAGATTTTATGTCCCGGCTTTCGGTGTCGCTTCGTACACCGCGTTGTCCGTCAATGTGATGTACCCGAGTCTTGTCGTCAG ACTATTTCCAAAGAAAGATGTCACAAACTTTTTATTGGGCGGTGCTCTCGTTGGCACTGGCTTGCATATATATAATCGAGAACATATGAAAAATGCTCCTCAATGTATGAAAATTGTATATAG TGCTGCTGGTGCTGTATTACTAAGCTTTGGATCAGTTCTGGTATGGGCTGTATTGCGATCTATTGTACCGCCGAATCCTGCTTTGTGTATAACAGCCGGTATTGGTTCTGGTCTTGCATTCATTAAGGTTGGTTCTAGCTATCTAGCTTTTGTTGACGAGCAAATTCAGAAGAAGTAG
- the LOC116424520 gene encoding putative pyruvate dehydrogenase E1 component subunit alpha, mitochondrial isoform X2, protein MIPTCIRNIGVQTSKRNVVSFFFNKKNNYATEATFETKPFRLHKLDSGPSTRVTVTKEEALEMYKKLHTIRRMETSAGNLYKEKIVRGFCHLYSGQEACAVGIKSALRSQDAVITAYRAHGWTYLMGIEPFGVLAELTGRKGGNAKGKGGSMHMYSKNFYGGNGIVGAQVPLGVGIAFAQKYMNTGGVCVTLYGDGAANQGQVFEVYNMAKLWDVPCIFVCENNGYGMGTSVDRASASTDYYTRGDYVPGIWVDGMDVLAVREATRFAIDHCTSGKGPIVMEAVTYRYSGHSMSDPGTSYRTREEIQEVRQTRDPITGFKERVINANLVTQDEIKAIENEIRKQVDDAVKAAKADTEIPLNELTADIYTNCQEKEIRNTTPFKPLPHTRLGPAVNA, encoded by the exons ATGATTCCGACGTGCATCAGAAATATCGGTGTGCAAACATCGAAACGCAAC gtggtttcctttttcttcaataagaagaataattatgCCACGGAAGCTACATTCGAAACGAAACCTTTTCGGTTACACAAATTGGACAGTGGACCATCGACGCGCGTGACAGTAACGAAAGAGGAGGCATTAGAAATGTACAAGAAGCTGCACACTATCCGTCGTATGGAAACATCGGCTGGTAACCTgtataaagaaaaaattgtcAGAGGTTTCTGCCATTTGTACTCTGGCCAA gaAGCTTGTGCAGTTGGCATTAAATCGGCCCTTAGATCTCAAGATGCTGTGATCACAGCCTACCGTGCTCATGGATGGACTTATCTAATGGGAATTGAACCATTCGGTGTTCTAGCTGAATTAACTGGTAGAAAGGGTGGAAATGCGAAAGGTAAAGGTGGCTCCATGCACATGTACTCCAAAAACTTTTACGGTGGAAACGGCATTGTCGGTGCTCAA GTGCCATTGGGAGTTGGAATCGCCTTTGCACAGAAGTACATGAACACAGGAGGTGTATGTGTCACATTGTACGGAGACGGTGCAGCCAATCAAGGACAAGTATTTGAAGTATATAACATGGCTAAACTGTGGGATGTCCCTTGTATTTTCGTTTGTGAAAATAACGGATACGGTATGGGTACCAGCGTTGACCGTGCTTCTGCTAGCACAGACTACTACACAAGAGGAGATTACGTTCCTGGAATTTGG GTGGATGGTATGGATGTATTAGCTGTCAGAGAAGCTACAAGATTCGCCATAGACCATTGCACGTCTGGTAAAGGACCAATCGTTATGGAGGCTGTAACCTACAGATACAGTGGTCACAGTATGTCTGACCCTGGTACCAGCTACCGAACAAGAGAAGAAATCCAAGAAGTGAGGCAGACTCGAGACCCCATCACTGGTTTCAAAGAACGAGTCATAAATGCTAATCTCGTTACGCAAGACGAAATCAAA GCAATAGAGAACGAAATAAGGAAACAAGTGGACGACGCCGTGAAAGCTGCCAAGGCGGACACTGAAATCCCATTGAACGAGCTCACTGCTGACATTTACACCAACTGccaagaaaaagaaattcgcAATACAACTCCCTTCAAACCTCTACCGCATACAAGGCTAGGCCCGGCAGTCAATGCTTAA
- the LOC116424520 gene encoding putative pyruvate dehydrogenase E1 component subunit alpha, mitochondrial isoform X1, translated as MIPTCIRNIGVQTSKRNFGSWNEVVSFFFNKKNNYATEATFETKPFRLHKLDSGPSTRVTVTKEEALEMYKKLHTIRRMETSAGNLYKEKIVRGFCHLYSGQEACAVGIKSALRSQDAVITAYRAHGWTYLMGIEPFGVLAELTGRKGGNAKGKGGSMHMYSKNFYGGNGIVGAQVPLGVGIAFAQKYMNTGGVCVTLYGDGAANQGQVFEVYNMAKLWDVPCIFVCENNGYGMGTSVDRASASTDYYTRGDYVPGIWVDGMDVLAVREATRFAIDHCTSGKGPIVMEAVTYRYSGHSMSDPGTSYRTREEIQEVRQTRDPITGFKERVINANLVTQDEIKAIENEIRKQVDDAVKAAKADTEIPLNELTADIYTNCQEKEIRNTTPFKPLPHTRLGPAVNA; from the exons ATGATTCCGACGTGCATCAGAAATATCGGTGTGCAAACATCGAAACGCAAC TTCGGGAGCTGGAACGAG gtggtttcctttttcttcaataagaagaataattatgCCACGGAAGCTACATTCGAAACGAAACCTTTTCGGTTACACAAATTGGACAGTGGACCATCGACGCGCGTGACAGTAACGAAAGAGGAGGCATTAGAAATGTACAAGAAGCTGCACACTATCCGTCGTATGGAAACATCGGCTGGTAACCTgtataaagaaaaaattgtcAGAGGTTTCTGCCATTTGTACTCTGGCCAA gaAGCTTGTGCAGTTGGCATTAAATCGGCCCTTAGATCTCAAGATGCTGTGATCACAGCCTACCGTGCTCATGGATGGACTTATCTAATGGGAATTGAACCATTCGGTGTTCTAGCTGAATTAACTGGTAGAAAGGGTGGAAATGCGAAAGGTAAAGGTGGCTCCATGCACATGTACTCCAAAAACTTTTACGGTGGAAACGGCATTGTCGGTGCTCAA GTGCCATTGGGAGTTGGAATCGCCTTTGCACAGAAGTACATGAACACAGGAGGTGTATGTGTCACATTGTACGGAGACGGTGCAGCCAATCAAGGACAAGTATTTGAAGTATATAACATGGCTAAACTGTGGGATGTCCCTTGTATTTTCGTTTGTGAAAATAACGGATACGGTATGGGTACCAGCGTTGACCGTGCTTCTGCTAGCACAGACTACTACACAAGAGGAGATTACGTTCCTGGAATTTGG GTGGATGGTATGGATGTATTAGCTGTCAGAGAAGCTACAAGATTCGCCATAGACCATTGCACGTCTGGTAAAGGACCAATCGTTATGGAGGCTGTAACCTACAGATACAGTGGTCACAGTATGTCTGACCCTGGTACCAGCTACCGAACAAGAGAAGAAATCCAAGAAGTGAGGCAGACTCGAGACCCCATCACTGGTTTCAAAGAACGAGTCATAAATGCTAATCTCGTTACGCAAGACGAAATCAAA GCAATAGAGAACGAAATAAGGAAACAAGTGGACGACGCCGTGAAAGCTGCCAAGGCGGACACTGAAATCCCATTGAACGAGCTCACTGCTGACATTTACACCAACTGccaagaaaaagaaattcgcAATACAACTCCCTTCAAACCTCTACCGCATACAAGGCTAGGCCCGGCAGTCAATGCTTAA
- the mah gene encoding solute carrier family member mahogany isoform X1 — protein MNRERLPLLLREANSNLSLLFATLCVIDIFGVFPIIALPRAIVECGLYGIPLVFVVFGLQIYTAVLLGKSWMIATTLDPQISRKNRHPLAAVTELTLGTRARTLVTIILDLTVFGCSIPNLLVASQNLQLFGSRISGQRFDLSFCYWLLVVGVLLCPIMWLGSPRDMKILATFSCMAVLLTAMLIWWCIVADNRELNTLPVPTSPSWDKFISGYGMLAFQFDVHPTLMTVQVDMRRPQDINKAVLISFLVSGSLFAVTTGLAVWKYGGSTTANVLQMVPGDFTMNAAILLASLQLCFSSALGHSALFQDLEDQWNIQPSFGWKRCAVRSAIIFLGVAVGETVPRFDIVMALIGGSLTGPLVFVLPPLVYSKIMALKKRSMRTSTPDVYSGSERRRSIGGGISADSRIHSRSIYYGVLGMPKNDYHRYSYVYYDELEDEFDDIVGYDDNTVNVREPNEQYLMTTRRHDGEPVFIDASRSYRTHRRIVPEESVRKTILNCTLRRWHDYFGYLIVLFGIAVTISSTYINIKNTIRYVQFTPPCIVNATVLQNPGSI, from the exons ATGAATCGCGAGAGACTGCCGTTGCTCCTCAGAGAGGCGAACTCGAACTTGTCGCTTCTGTTCGCCACGTTATGCGTCATCGACATATTCGGCGTATTTCCGATCATCGCGTTGCCGCGCGCAATCGTCGAGTGCG GATTATACGGGATTCCCCTCGTTTTCGTTGTGTTCGGTTTGCAAATTTACACAGCGGTTCTCCTTGGGAAATCATGGATGATTGCGACTACTCTAGATCCACAAATATCACGAAAAAATCG ACACCCTCTTGCTGCTGTGACTGAATTAACTTTAGGTACTCGGGCGAGGACTTTAGTCACTATAATTCTAGATCTTACTGTGTTCGGTTGCAGTATACCTAACTTATTGGTTG CTTCGCAAAATTTACAATTGTTTGGATCCAGAATATCAGGACAACGATTCGATCTGTCTTTCTGCTATTGGCTTCTAGTTGTGGGTGTACTTTTATGTCCAATTATGTGGCTTGGAAGTCCACGTGATATGAA AATATTGGCAACGTTTTCCTGTATGGCAGTCTTGTTAACAGCGATGTTGATATGGTGGTGTATAGTTGCTGATAATCGAGAACTGAACACTTTACCAGTGCCTACTTCTCCTTCCTGGGATAAATTTATTTCTGG atatGGAATGCTGGCATTTCAATTTGACGTGCATCCAACATTAATGACTGTCCAAGTGGATATGCGTCGTCCTCAAGACATCAACAAAGctgttttaatttctttcttgg TGAGCGGTTCACTGTTTGCTGTTACTACTGGTTTAGCTGTCTGGAAATATGGTGGTAGTACAACAGCCAATGTTTTGCAAATGGTTCCAGGCGATTTTACTATGAATGCAGCTATACTACTCGCTTCTCTACAATTATGTTTCTCTAGTGCTCTTGGTCACTCTGCACTTTTTCAGGATTTAGAAGATCAATGGAATATTCAACCAT CTTTTGGATGGAAACGGTGTGCCGTAAGGTCAGCCATTATCTTTCTTGGAGTGGCTGTAGGAGAAACAGTACCAAGGTTCGATATTGTAATGGCGCTCATTGGAGGATCTCTAACGGGTCCATTAGTCTTTGTGCTTCCTCCATTGGTATATTCGAAAATTATGGCTTTAAAGAAAAGATCCATGCGTACATCAACGCCTGACGTGTACTCTGGGTCTGAGAGACGTAGAAGCATTGGAGGAGGCATCTCAGCGGATTCAAGAATACATTCGAGGTCAATTTATTACGGTGTTCTAGGCATGCCAAAGAATGACTACCATCGATATTCATACGTTTATTACGACGAGCTGGAAGATGAGTTCGATGATATCGTAGGTTACGATGACAATACTGTTAACGTCAGGGAACCtaatgaacaatatttaatgaCAACAAGGAGGCATGATGGCGAACCAGTATTCATAGATGCCAGTCGTTCCTACAGAACCCATAGAAGAATAGTTCCTGAGGAATCAGTACGAAAGACGATTCTAAATTGCACTCTTCGAAGATGGCATGATTATTTTGGTTACCTGATCGTATTATTCGGTATTGCAGTTACCATTTCGTCGACgtacataaatataaagaacACGATACGTTACGTCCAATTCACACCACCGTGTATCGTGAATGCCACTGTTTTACAAAATCCTGGATCAATATAA
- the mah gene encoding solute carrier family member mahogany isoform X2 → MNRERLPLLLREANSNLSLLFATLCVIDIFGVFPIIALPRAIVECGLYGIPLVFVVFGLQIYTAVLLGKSWMIATTLDPQISRKNRHPLAAVTELTLGTRARTLVTIILDLTVFGCSIPNLLVASQNLQLFGSRISGQRFDLSFCYWLLVVGVLLCPIMWLGSPRDMKILATFSCMAVLLTAMLIWWCIVADNRELNTLPVPTSPSWDKFISGYGMLAFQFDVHPTLMTVQVDMRRPQDINKAVLISFLVSGSLFAVTTGLAVWKYGGSTTANVLQMVPGDFTMNAAILLASLQLCFSSALGHSALFQDLEDQWNIQPSFGWKRCAVRSAIIFLGVAVGETVPRFDIVMALIGGSLTGPLVFVLPPLVYSKIMALKKRSMRTSTPDVYSGSERRRSIGGGISADSRIHSRSIYYGVLGMPKNDYHRYSYVYYDELEDEFDDIVGYDDNTVNVREPNEQYLMTTRRHDGEPVFIDASRSYRTHRRIVPEESLPFRRRT, encoded by the exons ATGAATCGCGAGAGACTGCCGTTGCTCCTCAGAGAGGCGAACTCGAACTTGTCGCTTCTGTTCGCCACGTTATGCGTCATCGACATATTCGGCGTATTTCCGATCATCGCGTTGCCGCGCGCAATCGTCGAGTGCG GATTATACGGGATTCCCCTCGTTTTCGTTGTGTTCGGTTTGCAAATTTACACAGCGGTTCTCCTTGGGAAATCATGGATGATTGCGACTACTCTAGATCCACAAATATCACGAAAAAATCG ACACCCTCTTGCTGCTGTGACTGAATTAACTTTAGGTACTCGGGCGAGGACTTTAGTCACTATAATTCTAGATCTTACTGTGTTCGGTTGCAGTATACCTAACTTATTGGTTG CTTCGCAAAATTTACAATTGTTTGGATCCAGAATATCAGGACAACGATTCGATCTGTCTTTCTGCTATTGGCTTCTAGTTGTGGGTGTACTTTTATGTCCAATTATGTGGCTTGGAAGTCCACGTGATATGAA AATATTGGCAACGTTTTCCTGTATGGCAGTCTTGTTAACAGCGATGTTGATATGGTGGTGTATAGTTGCTGATAATCGAGAACTGAACACTTTACCAGTGCCTACTTCTCCTTCCTGGGATAAATTTATTTCTGG atatGGAATGCTGGCATTTCAATTTGACGTGCATCCAACATTAATGACTGTCCAAGTGGATATGCGTCGTCCTCAAGACATCAACAAAGctgttttaatttctttcttgg TGAGCGGTTCACTGTTTGCTGTTACTACTGGTTTAGCTGTCTGGAAATATGGTGGTAGTACAACAGCCAATGTTTTGCAAATGGTTCCAGGCGATTTTACTATGAATGCAGCTATACTACTCGCTTCTCTACAATTATGTTTCTCTAGTGCTCTTGGTCACTCTGCACTTTTTCAGGATTTAGAAGATCAATGGAATATTCAACCAT CTTTTGGATGGAAACGGTGTGCCGTAAGGTCAGCCATTATCTTTCTTGGAGTGGCTGTAGGAGAAACAGTACCAAGGTTCGATATTGTAATGGCGCTCATTGGAGGATCTCTAACGGGTCCATTAGTCTTTGTGCTTCCTCCATTGGTATATTCGAAAATTATGGCTTTAAAGAAAAGATCCATGCGTACATCAACGCCTGACGTGTACTCTGGGTCTGAGAGACGTAGAAGCATTGGAGGAGGCATCTCAGCGGATTCAAGAATACATTCGAGGTCAATTTATTACGGTGTTCTAGGCATGCCAAAGAATGACTACCATCGATATTCATACGTTTATTACGACGAGCTGGAAGATGAGTTCGATGATATCGTAGGTTACGATGACAATACTGTTAACGTCAGGGAACCtaatgaacaatatttaatgaCAACAAGGAGGCATGATGGCGAACCAGTATTCATAGATGCCAGTCGTTCCTACAGAACCCATAGAAGAATAGTTCCTGAGGAATCA TTACCATTTCGTCGACgtacataa
- the mah gene encoding solute carrier family member mahogany isoform X3, with protein MNRERLPLLLREANSNLSLLFATLCVIDIFGVFPIIALPRAIVECGLYGIPLVFVVFGLQIYTAVLLGKSWMIATTLDPQISRKNRHPLAAVTELTLGTRARTLVTIILDLTVFGCSIPNLLVASQNLQLFGSRISGQRFDLSFCYWLLVVGVLLCPIMWLGSPRDMKILATFSCMAVLLTAMLIWWCIVADNRELNTLPVPTSPSWDKFISGYGMLAFQFDVHPTLMTVQVDMRRPQDINKAVLISFLVSGSLFAVTTGLAVWKYGGSTTANVLQMVPGDFTMNAAILLASLQLCFSSALGHSALFQDLEDQWNIQPSFGWKRCAVRSAIIFLGVAVGETVPRHAKE; from the exons ATGAATCGCGAGAGACTGCCGTTGCTCCTCAGAGAGGCGAACTCGAACTTGTCGCTTCTGTTCGCCACGTTATGCGTCATCGACATATTCGGCGTATTTCCGATCATCGCGTTGCCGCGCGCAATCGTCGAGTGCG GATTATACGGGATTCCCCTCGTTTTCGTTGTGTTCGGTTTGCAAATTTACACAGCGGTTCTCCTTGGGAAATCATGGATGATTGCGACTACTCTAGATCCACAAATATCACGAAAAAATCG ACACCCTCTTGCTGCTGTGACTGAATTAACTTTAGGTACTCGGGCGAGGACTTTAGTCACTATAATTCTAGATCTTACTGTGTTCGGTTGCAGTATACCTAACTTATTGGTTG CTTCGCAAAATTTACAATTGTTTGGATCCAGAATATCAGGACAACGATTCGATCTGTCTTTCTGCTATTGGCTTCTAGTTGTGGGTGTACTTTTATGTCCAATTATGTGGCTTGGAAGTCCACGTGATATGAA AATATTGGCAACGTTTTCCTGTATGGCAGTCTTGTTAACAGCGATGTTGATATGGTGGTGTATAGTTGCTGATAATCGAGAACTGAACACTTTACCAGTGCCTACTTCTCCTTCCTGGGATAAATTTATTTCTGG atatGGAATGCTGGCATTTCAATTTGACGTGCATCCAACATTAATGACTGTCCAAGTGGATATGCGTCGTCCTCAAGACATCAACAAAGctgttttaatttctttcttgg TGAGCGGTTCACTGTTTGCTGTTACTACTGGTTTAGCTGTCTGGAAATATGGTGGTAGTACAACAGCCAATGTTTTGCAAATGGTTCCAGGCGATTTTACTATGAATGCAGCTATACTACTCGCTTCTCTACAATTATGTTTCTCTAGTGCTCTTGGTCACTCTGCACTTTTTCAGGATTTAGAAGATCAATGGAATATTCAACCAT CTTTTGGATGGAAACGGTGTGCCGTAAGGTCAGCCATTATCTTTCTTGGAGTGGCTGTAGGAGAAACAGTACCAAG GCATGCCAAAGAATGA